One window from the genome of Cryptomeria japonica chromosome 6, Sugi_1.0, whole genome shotgun sequence encodes:
- the LOC131043019 gene encoding hypersensitive-induced reaction 1 protein isoform X2, which translates to MGQLFCCVKVEQSSVAMKERFGRYQDVLEPGCHFVPWVWGTQIRGHLSLRVQKLDVRCETKTKDNVFVTVVASVQYRALAEKASEAFYKLSDTRGQIQAYVFDVIRSSVPKMNLDDVFEQKGEVAKAVEEELEKAMSNYGYEIVQTLIVDIEPDVHVKKAMNEINAAARMRVATNEKAEAEKILQIKRAEGEAESKYLSGLGIARQRQAIVDGLRESVLAFSGNVPGTTAKDVMDMVLVTQYFDTMKEIGAHSKSSSVFIPHGPGAVRDVAQQIRDGLLQGSHASHD; encoded by the exons ATGGGCCAGTTATTTTGCTGTGTAAAAGTGGAACAATCATCCGTGGCCATGAAAGAGAGATTTGGACGGTATCAGGATGTGCTGGAGCCAGGGTGCCACTTTGTGCCATGGGTTTGGGGAACCCAAATCAGAGgtcatctttctctaagagttcAGAAACTGGATGTCCGCTGTGAAACAAAGACTAAG GATAATGTTTTTGTGACTGTGGTGGCTTCTGTTCAATACCGCGCACTTGCAGAAAAGGCTAGTGAGGCATTTTATAAGCTGAGTGATACAAGGGGACAAATTCAGGCATATGTATTTGATG TTATTCGTTCTAGTGTCCCAAAGATGAATCTGGATGATGTCTTTGAGCAAAAGGGCGAGGTTGCTAAAGCTGttgaagaagaacttgaaaaa GCTATGTCAAACTATGGATATGAGATAGTGCAAACGCTTATTGTAGATATAGAACCTGATGTGCATGTGAAGAAAGCAATGAATGAAATAAATGCAG CTGCAAGAATGAGAGTAGCAACAAACGAAAAAGCAGAGGCAGAGAAAATTTTACAAATCAAGAGAGCAGAAGGGGAAGCTGAGTCAAAGTATCTGTCAGGACTTGGCATTGCTCGGCAAAGGCAAGCAATTGTGGATGGGCTGAGAGAAAGTGTACTTGCTTTTTCAGGGAATGTGCCTGGCACAACTGCAAAGGATGTGATGGATATGGTGTTGGTGACACAGTATTTTGACACAATGAAAGAGATTGGAGCACATTCCAAGTCTTCATCAGTCTTTATACCCCATGGGCCTGGTGCAGTTCGTGATGTTGCTCAGCAGATCAGAGATGGACTGCTTCAGGGATCACATGCTTCTCATGACTAA